CCAAACAGAAGGCACAGGAAACTAGAACCGTCTCCAGACAAGAAACAAAGGTtaaatttaaaagcaaaataccCCCCTTAATTTTAGTGTCATATGAGTAATGAAGGCCATTTAAAAATACTTGATGGAACTCAATACATGGtaaaaaataggtaaaaatattgGGAGGGGGGACTCATAAAAATATCTCTTGAGCTAGCTATGAATTTATAATATAAGACTGAAAAACGTTTCATCAATTTAATGAATGAAATGAACCTATATTTTGTGTGGGTATCAggtatataatgttttattatttttttttgtgtgcaaTTAATGCTTCTGGTCAGTTCTTATACATAACTTAAATGAAAAGCCAATTATCAAGGTTATGGTTAGTGGTTCCTGGTTTTGTTTTAGGATTAGGACTAACTAGTGTTAATTAGGTTAAGGTATATGGGTTAGGGTAAAATTTGGGGTAAAAATGGTTCAGCATATATCTTTAAGGGCTGGGACCattaaagtaaaagaaggccATGGATggtgtggtacgattgccaatgagacaactgtccacaagagaccaaaatggcacAGACATAAACCGTGAACATAGTTGTAATACACAAACTGCCTTGTCAGCTACATGTATTAGGCCCTAAAATGGGTTTATAAGTTCATTTGTTTTagataatcaatcaaaataaattaatttcagtacttcaataagatTTTTAGAGTATCGTACCtaatagttaaaatattaaattaaataaactataAAGATATGACAAATTGAGACATCAAGCCATAATATTCAATttgttgattataaaaaaagaccAAGATAACCAATCATAAATCTTTTGTAAATTACATGCATACAGTGTGCATATTActcatttactttattttttgctTTAACAGGACTTATTAGCAGAGGAACAACTGCAGAGATGTATAGACCAGGGCCCGGTTGTTCAACTTGTCGTTAACTTAACGTAAGCGTTAAATTTAACGTGTCGTTAAATACTCTAACGTATCGTTACTTAACCCATGGTTAAAATAGTGTTGTTCAACTTGGTTTAACGCTGTCGTTAGTTAACGTTGACGTTAAATAATTTAACCACTCGTTAAATATTTAACTAAAGTTTAGAGATTATCTTCGTTACCCACAATGCATTGGTTTGTTAATATTTACTTCAACATGGCTGAAAAGTCTTCTGCTAAAACACAAAGGGACAGAAAACCTAACTTCACCCAAGAAGAAGTAAATGTAATTCAAGACCAAGTGCAAAAGaattacaaagttattaatGAAAAGTTTGGGGATGGTATAACCAATTCCAGAAAGACTGCTGTCTGGAGCAGGATTTCCATCTTGGTCAGTGCTTTGGGTGTTGCCAACAGGTCTCCCAAAGACTGCAAAGACAAGTGGGCTAACACAAAGAAGGAGGCTAAGAAGGTTTTTAACAACAGTAACAAAGAGCAGAGGGCTACTGGTGGTGGTCCACAGCCCAAAAAACTGAGTCTGGCCATTGAAAGAACAATAGACCTTTGTAAAGACTCAGCTTCTTTCAAAGGTCTTGAAGGAGTTGAAAGTGTACTTGGTATATATCAGTAACTAATTTATACTCTTTTgtgaatatgtaaaaataataaatcttttAATGCTATTAATTATTCTCTCcgatttcatgaaactttgtgttcaaaaaaaaaatcgccgATTATTTGTATCATGATTTGATAACATTTGACAGGTATTTAGCTGATttattaatctttaataacGTGTAAGCTTAGTATTTAATTGGCATTCGGCTATATTCAGTTTTACTCAGTGAataataagtatttcaattcaTTTGGTCAATTATTTATGTCGTCTGCATTCTAGTATTTACGTCCTAAATATTAACCTTGATAGATGCTCAGCATGCTAatgaacatatttgtttttgagcCTTATTACCTCATGACACACATTTTTCTAGCGCTggatgatttcaaatattgtcATTTGACAATATTGTAATGATAGTAAGGAACAAAACATGTTCAGTTCAAATTTTCGTTTATCCGGAAAGAACCTCCTTGCtgttatttccctttgatttGTAGCCGACAGGACGATGTTTCTCGGACCCTGGCTAACCCGTACCTTAAATTCGATCGTGGCATACGCTCGTAAAGGCCTagattttaaccattttaataATCATCTTTTGTTGGTCGTTCAAgatttggaaaataaatatatatagttggTGTTAAACTTGGTGGGATAtgagtgaaaaaaaatgtggataaaaagggggagggttataCAGTGAGAAATGTATACACAGAAGTGCCACTGGAATAGgtcctttttattttgtcaaatatacCGAAGGGGACGCAATCTCAACACTGTAAAATATAGATGGGCCAGCAATTTCCATTTAGtcaattatcattattttttttgacagCGAGTGAGATTGCGAATTTAAATCCAGCATTGGCATTAAATTCGCAGTCTCACTCActgtcaaaaaaaaattctttacatTACtatgtaaacaatttttttttaacagcgAGTAAGATAACGAATTTAAATCCAGCATTGGCAGGTGCCCTCTAATCCTTGATGATAATTGACTAAAGATTCGATACCCAATAGATTTGctagaaaattatttaaaatggtGCAATACTGCTTTACAATTGAACAGAAGGTTGTCTTCTGATATAGTTTTGTTACTAGCCGTCTCGTTTTGGTTGTCATTGATGCATATGGTTTGTCAGGCTAGGTCAATGAAAGCAAAGAAAGAATGTCTGACAAAAAAAACTCTCTGTAAGTAAGAAAATTTAACAATAGACGCACGTCTATTCATCATCATGCtaatcataaaaataacaatctccttattatattttctagATGACAACTCAGCAGCATTGCCAGAGGAGAGTGCAAGTAATTCCCAGGACCTGTTTGATACCCCTCCAAGCCAACCACTTTCCCAATCTGGATCTGAATCCATTCTTCAGCCAGTACCACTACTACCGCTTCTACCGGCTGTAAATATTCAGGTGCCACGCCCAGCAGCTGCAGTAGTTGAGCTGTGGAATCTAACagcaaagaaaacagaaaatccAAAGAAGAGGAAAGCAACTGCTGATGATGTTTATGGGCTTCAGGTAAAATTTCacatttgcatttattttagaaataatccagaataataaaaaaaacgattAACGTATTATTGTCTTATAATGAATGGCTTAAATTGGTGTTAGTTTCAAGACTGTCATTACTCtggaaaatgaaaagataaaaatcaattatcaacACTAAAAAAGTTGACTTTTTAGGTCCCCATCGATTAGTTTGTATCGAACAGATTCAGATCGAAGGGGCTAGGGACCCGGTCGATCCCCTCCCCTTTGTGGTCAGTCATTACCCGCTTACAAACAGTTCAGGATCTACCACTGGTATAGGCAATGATGTGAGACCGTGCATCGATCTCAAAGTACACTTAATcaacatttttatgaaaatcttctaatataaataatttgaatttatggTCTTCAAGCTGCTGGCCTAAGCAAAGGTCCAACAGGTCATACACTTTATCTGGAAATCTCAATTTCATGCAATACTTCTGTAAATTCCACAAGAGTTTTAATGTATACAGACACATATAaagatatatgttaaaatattcatatggatgtaacgtaagggtacccaaattgcaccgagtac
Above is a window of Mytilus trossulus isolate FHL-02 chromosome 4, PNRI_Mtr1.1.1.hap1, whole genome shotgun sequence DNA encoding:
- the LOC134716624 gene encoding uncharacterized protein LOC134716624, which encodes MHWFVNIYFNMAEKSSAKTQRDRKPNFTQEEVNVIQDQVQKNYKVINEKFGDGITNSRKTAVWSRISILVSALGVANRSPKDCKDKWANTKKEAKKVFNNSNKEQRATGGGPQPKKLSLAIERTIDLCKDSASFKGLEGVESVLDDNSAALPEESASNSQDLFDTPPSQPLSQSGSESILQPVPLLPLLPAVNIQVPRPAAAVVELWNLTAKKTENPKKRKATADDVYGLQVLYLKGEMAKQTKEMRKLDLQIELLELMKQDKENTPLTFSQLLMN